Genomic window (Mya arenaria isolate MELC-2E11 chromosome 16, ASM2691426v1):
CTATATGGTGTCTGTTAGTCGTCTGATGTGCCAGATTGCTGCGTTGTTTCTTGGCACGACTCTGACTGACGCCCTATATAACTCGAGTGCCATCTCAATGTCCCCCTCCATCTCCCAGCAGTGACCCAGTAGGTTGGCAGCAGTATCATTGTGgtgtaatttgttttcattcgCTGGTATACTGATACATTCATATAAGTTTTTGAGAGCGTTATATTGTCTGATGCGTAGACCGAGACTGCCATATGTCAGGTACTGCAGGTAGAAAAGGAATGGCTTCGAGTCCACCACGCCCATTTCTATGCTCTTGTGTTGTTCATTAAATGTTGTGCGTCGCATGCCATCAGCCATCGCcttattcatttcaaataacatAATCGGCGGTGCACAAAACACTTCTAACCGAGTAAACCAAACGCAAAGTGcaacattatttttgacaatatcgTAACTCCAATCATTCACTGTCCTTTCATTTAAAAACGCGGGTGTTAATTCATTTCCACAGTTTCTTCCACATCCACAAACTGCATGTACATTGTTGTCATATCTACGTTCAACGTCATTCAGCACGTCTGCAGCCCTACGTAGATCTCCTTTGCGGTATAACATGGACGCTAGTCTGAGTCTACTAGACGTCACGTCGGTGTCAAGAGAAGTATcatagaaatgaaatatttctaatCTCAATGGAATGCCATGCTCTATTGCATAGGACGCGTTAACGGATGCAAACAATGAGTAAATGTGCGGCTGAAACACTGAAAGTGCCTGTCTCTCATTTCGAGACATTCGACTGATAGTGTTGCCATCCTCATGCATAGATAAAGCAGTAAGAAATCGTCGAAAAGTTACAGGATTTAATTCGTTCTTTATGGTTGATAAGAAGATCCCActtacacattctattaaatcgCCTGCCAAAACGTTGTTAATCGTTTGATATAATGAGGATCTCGGCACTAGTATGTTTCTTGTAGGGATTTGGATCCTTTGTCCTATGCTATCAACCTGCAAATCGTACAGTATCATCAGGTCATCATTCAAGAActcttttattttgtcaaataataacAGTTGGTACCGTCGAGTAATTTTACCTTCGAACAGGTTGACTTCAGGAAATATATAGTTTGGACAATGACACCTCACCAAGAACATTTCTAGTGTTTGCAAACAATAATGTATGCACTTTGTAAGCCGATCTTCTCTCCACTCCGCCGGCGATAGTCTCTCCATTGTAAAGAACATGACGGTCTTGCAATGAAACGAGGTAAATTTACTATGAATactaaaataatgttcatttatataattttttatcatcTTTAAGATAACGTAGCATTTTAACTGCACTGTTGTAAAACTGAAAACAAGAATCCTTTCTATTTGGCTTGGTGATAATCGCCATTCAATATCTTCAT
Coding sequences:
- the LOC128221311 gene encoding uncharacterized protein LOC128221311 isoform X1, yielding MRIHSLKAPLLKIEGQFHFREISKTSQQSIDINVTLNKAMDRDPYHEAWMSLRLSRVLDDIGANRRVVMKRRDTFLLREAIETLIDTIYGIGTTNYHFGSQSEGSTTPGMNSDIDLVMCCNKTNIMSDWVDWEAGMINFLMVKEETTPPQHYWLQIIRQDSPEPIKYNGQMEKGPYVDGRFFFSNRNWHEGGVDRFGNRYKSSGPSRSFSDKWDFVLAFKCKVLPPEVDRWFRRPRCGQWPTPEMMKEASECSCFLVPVGHFESRNEDIEWRLSPSQIERILVFSFTTVQLKCYVILKMIKNYINEHYFSIHSKFTSFHCKTVMFFTMERLSPAEWREDRLTKCIHYCLQTLEMFLVRCHCPNYIFPEVNLFEGKITRRYQLLLFDKIKEFLNDDLMILYDLQVDSIGQRIQIPTRNILVPRSSLYQTINNVLAGDLIECVSGIFLSTIKNELNPVTFRRFLTALSMHEDGNTISRMSRNERQALSVFQPHIYSLFASVNASYAIEHGIPLRLEIFHFYDTSLDTDVTSSRLRLASMLYRKGDLRRAADVLNDVERRYDNNVHAVCGCGRNCGNELTPAFLNERTVNDWSYDIVKNNVALCVWFTRLEVFCAPPIMLFEMNKAMADGMRRTTFNEQHKSIEMGVVDSKPFLFYLQYLTYGSLGLRIRQYNALKNLYECISIPANENKLHHNDTAANLLGHCWEMEGDIEMALELYRASVRVVPRNNAAIWHIRRLTDTI
- the LOC128221311 gene encoding uncharacterized protein LOC128221311 isoform X2, with translation MDRDPYHEAWMSLRLSRVLDDIGANRRVVMKRRDTFLLREAIETLIDTIYGIGTTNYHFGSQSEGSTTPGMNSDIDLVMCCNKTNIMSDWVDWEAGMINFLMVKEETTPPQHYWLQIIRQDSPEPIKYNGQMEKGPYVDGRFFFSNRNWHEGGVDRFGNRYKSSGPSRSFSDKWDFVLAFKCKVLPPEVDRWFRRPRCGQWPTPEMMKEASECSCFLVPVGHFESRNEDIEWRLSPSQIERILVFSFTTVQLKCYVILKMIKNYINEHYFSIHSKFTSFHCKTVMFFTMERLSPAEWREDRLTKCIHYCLQTLEMFLVRCHCPNYIFPEVNLFEGKITRRYQLLLFDKIKEFLNDDLMILYDLQVDSIGQRIQIPTRNILVPRSSLYQTINNVLAGDLIECVSGIFLSTIKNELNPVTFRRFLTALSMHEDGNTISRMSRNERQALSVFQPHIYSLFASVNASYAIEHGIPLRLEIFHFYDTSLDTDVTSSRLRLASMLYRKGDLRRAADVLNDVERRYDNNVHAVCGCGRNCGNELTPAFLNERTVNDWSYDIVKNNVALCVWFTRLEVFCAPPIMLFEMNKAMADGMRRTTFNEQHKSIEMGVVDSKPFLFYLQYLTYGSLGLRIRQYNALKNLYECISIPANENKLHHNDTAANLLGHCWEMEGDIEMALELYRASVRVVPRNNAAIWHIRRLTDTI